A genomic segment from Dechloromonas denitrificans encodes:
- a CDS encoding c-type cytochrome, translating to MRHKNIVMFVLALLFVAACGEPEDNRPGKPVASRRAAFAKMLRAFEPMGVKLRKGQYDAAQFSVHAKELVAVRDLPWQHFGPDTNYPPSHAKDRVWAEPALFETKRQAFFEASDRLLKATDGGDVKLVTQAYESVHETCRDCHKAFKD from the coding sequence ATGCGCCATAAAAATATTGTGATGTTTGTGCTGGCTCTGCTGTTTGTCGCGGCGTGCGGTGAGCCGGAAGATAACCGTCCCGGTAAACCGGTGGCAAGCAGGCGGGCTGCTTTTGCAAAAATGCTGCGTGCTTTCGAACCGATGGGGGTCAAGTTGCGTAAAGGTCAATATGACGCTGCCCAGTTTTCTGTCCATGCCAAGGAGTTGGTCGCAGTGAGGGATCTGCCATGGCAGCATTTCGGCCCCGATACCAATTATCCACCGAGCCATGCGAAGGATCGAGTCTGGGCTGAGCCGGCATTGTTCGAGACCAAGCGCCAGGCTTTTTTTGAGGCTTCGGATCGACTGCTGAAAGCGACCGATGGCGGAGATGTGAAATTGGTGACCCAGGCTTACGAGTCTGTGCACGAAACCTGTCGCGATTGCCACAAGGCATTCAAGGACTGA